In Asterias rubens chromosome 15, eAstRub1.3, whole genome shotgun sequence, a genomic segment contains:
- the LOC117300381 gene encoding formimidoyltransferase-cyclodeaminase-like isoform X2 translates to MARVAAKLIDMRGHHGEHPRMGALDVCPFIPVNNTTMEDCVGCAKEFGSRLAQELGVPVYLYANAACEDKRKILSSIRDGEYEKMPQKLANPDWYPDYGTNDFIPTWGATATGARKFLIAFNVNLLGTKEQAHRIALNVREQGRDPSQRGTLKSVQGIGWWLDEANLAQVSLNLLDMDVTPLHQAFEECKKFAEELNVAVCGSQIVGLVPRKAILEAADFYIQKENLFILEEDQKIRLVIDKLGLSSLSLFKPNERIVEYMIAEDSSLSAPLANMSLKSFIKSVGSRTPAPGGGSVAAAVGAMGAALTSMVGWLSFGNKKFEHLDAEMRRLIPPLNNVMQSLVPLIDADTNAFNGYMAAIKMPKSTEEETKRREECMQLAIQAAISVPMQVARCVSNIWEPLKELAKCGNIQCVSDLQVGARALEVGVWGAYYNVMVNIPNVTDEGIKAKAKEDIDQFLKLAREGAAEVLSIADGRASSD, encoded by the exons ATGGCGAGGGTGGCTGCAAAGTTGATCGACATGCGAGGCCATCATG GAGAGCATCCTCGTATGGGAGCTCTGGATGTGTGTCCGTTCATTCCGGTGAATAATACAACAATGGAGGATTGCGTTGGATGTGCTAAAGAGTTTGGTTCACGTCTCGCTCAAGAACTTGGCGTACCAG TTTACCTCTATGCCAATGCAGCCTGTGAAGACAAAAGGAAGATACTGTCCTCAATAAGAGATGGAGAGTATGAGAAAATGCCCCAGAAG CTTGCCAAccctgactggtatcctgactACGGCACGAATGACTTCATCCCAACTTGGGGTGCAACTGCTACAGGCGCTCGTAAGTTCCTCATTGCCTTCAATGTCAACCTGCTGGGAACCAAGGAACAGGCTCATCGGATCGCTCTCAATGTCCGAGAACAAGGGCGTGATCCTTCCCAG CGTGGGACGCTGAAGTCTGTTCAAGGCATTGGTTGGTGGTTAGATGAAGCCAATCTAGCCCAGGTTAGCTTGAATCTTCTGGACATGGATGTCACGCCCCTGCATCAGGCATTTGAAGAGTGTAAAAAGTTTGCAGAG GAGCTGAATGTTGCCGTTTGTGGATCACAGATCGTCGGCTTAGTTCCTAGGAAAGCTATTCTAGAAGCCGCTGATTTTTATATTCAGAAAGAAAATCTCTTCATCTTGGAAGAAGATCAGAAAATCAGACTG gtgATTGACAAGTTAGGTCTGAGCTCACTCAGTCTCTTCAAACCCAATGAAAGAATTGTTGA GTATATGATTGCCGAGGATTCGTCCTTGTCCGCCCCACTCGCTAACATGAGTTTGAAATCATTCATTAAGAGTGTTGGTTCCAGGACTCCAGCCCCAGGTGGAGGATCGGTTGCTGCTGCTGTAGGTGCAATG GGAGCTGCTTTAACGAGTATGGTTGGATGGTTGTCGTTTGGGAATAAGAAGTTTGAACACCTCGATGCCGAGATGAGACGACTCATACCACCGCTTAACAATGTCATGCAGAGTCTGGTACCACTGATTGATGCCGACACTAATGCATTCAATGGATATATG GCGGCAATCAAGATGCCCAAGTCcacagaagaagaaacaaaacg gcGTGAAGAGTGTATGCAACTTGCCATACAAGCGGCTATCTCAGTGCCGATGCAGGTAGCAAGATGTGTCAGTAATATCTGGGAGCCATTGAAGGAGCTTGCTAAGTGCGGAAACATACAGTGTGTCTCCGACCTTCAG GTTGGTGCGAGGGCGCTAGAGGTTGGTGTTTGGGGAGCCTACTATAACGTCATGGTGAATATTCCAAATGTGACAGATGAAGGAATCAAAGCTAAG GCAAAGGAAGACATTGACCAATTCTTAAAGCTGGCAAGAGAGGGCGCTGCTGAAGTGCTGAGCATTGCTGATGGCCGAGCATCGAGCGATTGA
- the LOC117300381 gene encoding formimidoyltransferase-cyclodeaminase-like isoform X1, which translates to MSGCVQIVECVPNFSEGRSKEVIDAIAEALICTQGCHLLDVDPGPSTNRTVYTFVGSPSAVVEGALNMARVAAKLIDMRGHHGEHPRMGALDVCPFIPVNNTTMEDCVGCAKEFGSRLAQELGVPVYLYANAACEDKRKILSSIRDGEYEKMPQKLANPDWYPDYGTNDFIPTWGATATGARKFLIAFNVNLLGTKEQAHRIALNVREQGRDPSQRGTLKSVQGIGWWLDEANLAQVSLNLLDMDVTPLHQAFEECKKFAEELNVAVCGSQIVGLVPRKAILEAADFYIQKENLFILEEDQKIRLVIDKLGLSSLSLFKPNERIVEYMIAEDSSLSAPLANMSLKSFIKSVGSRTPAPGGGSVAAAVGAMGAALTSMVGWLSFGNKKFEHLDAEMRRLIPPLNNVMQSLVPLIDADTNAFNGYMAAIKMPKSTEEETKRREECMQLAIQAAISVPMQVARCVSNIWEPLKELAKCGNIQCVSDLQVGARALEVGVWGAYYNVMVNIPNVTDEGIKAKAKEDIDQFLKLAREGAAEVLSIADGRASSD; encoded by the exons ATGAGTGGTTGTGTACAAATCGTTGAGTGTGTTCCCAATTTTTCAGAGGGACGTTCAAAAGAG GTCATCGATGCGATTGCAGAGGCACTCATTTGTACCCAAGGATGTCACCTACTGGATGTGGACCCAGGTCCATCAACAAACCGCACAGTCTACACCTTTGTGGGCTCTCCATCTGCTGTCGTTGAGGGCGCTTTGAATATGGCGAGGGTGGCTGCAAAGTTGATCGACATGCGAGGCCATCATG GAGAGCATCCTCGTATGGGAGCTCTGGATGTGTGTCCGTTCATTCCGGTGAATAATACAACAATGGAGGATTGCGTTGGATGTGCTAAAGAGTTTGGTTCACGTCTCGCTCAAGAACTTGGCGTACCAG TTTACCTCTATGCCAATGCAGCCTGTGAAGACAAAAGGAAGATACTGTCCTCAATAAGAGATGGAGAGTATGAGAAAATGCCCCAGAAG CTTGCCAAccctgactggtatcctgactACGGCACGAATGACTTCATCCCAACTTGGGGTGCAACTGCTACAGGCGCTCGTAAGTTCCTCATTGCCTTCAATGTCAACCTGCTGGGAACCAAGGAACAGGCTCATCGGATCGCTCTCAATGTCCGAGAACAAGGGCGTGATCCTTCCCAG CGTGGGACGCTGAAGTCTGTTCAAGGCATTGGTTGGTGGTTAGATGAAGCCAATCTAGCCCAGGTTAGCTTGAATCTTCTGGACATGGATGTCACGCCCCTGCATCAGGCATTTGAAGAGTGTAAAAAGTTTGCAGAG GAGCTGAATGTTGCCGTTTGTGGATCACAGATCGTCGGCTTAGTTCCTAGGAAAGCTATTCTAGAAGCCGCTGATTTTTATATTCAGAAAGAAAATCTCTTCATCTTGGAAGAAGATCAGAAAATCAGACTG gtgATTGACAAGTTAGGTCTGAGCTCACTCAGTCTCTTCAAACCCAATGAAAGAATTGTTGA GTATATGATTGCCGAGGATTCGTCCTTGTCCGCCCCACTCGCTAACATGAGTTTGAAATCATTCATTAAGAGTGTTGGTTCCAGGACTCCAGCCCCAGGTGGAGGATCGGTTGCTGCTGCTGTAGGTGCAATG GGAGCTGCTTTAACGAGTATGGTTGGATGGTTGTCGTTTGGGAATAAGAAGTTTGAACACCTCGATGCCGAGATGAGACGACTCATACCACCGCTTAACAATGTCATGCAGAGTCTGGTACCACTGATTGATGCCGACACTAATGCATTCAATGGATATATG GCGGCAATCAAGATGCCCAAGTCcacagaagaagaaacaaaacg gcGTGAAGAGTGTATGCAACTTGCCATACAAGCGGCTATCTCAGTGCCGATGCAGGTAGCAAGATGTGTCAGTAATATCTGGGAGCCATTGAAGGAGCTTGCTAAGTGCGGAAACATACAGTGTGTCTCCGACCTTCAG GTTGGTGCGAGGGCGCTAGAGGTTGGTGTTTGGGGAGCCTACTATAACGTCATGGTGAATATTCCAAATGTGACAGATGAAGGAATCAAAGCTAAG GCAAAGGAAGACATTGACCAATTCTTAAAGCTGGCAAGAGAGGGCGCTGCTGAAGTGCTGAGCATTGCTGATGGCCGAGCATCGAGCGATTGA